In one Candidatus Nealsonbacteria bacterium genomic region, the following are encoded:
- a CDS encoding isoleucine--tRNA ligase yields the protein MKLELELPKIEEKVLEFWKKNKIFEKSLEKTKNGPRFVFYEGPPYANGLPGIHHLLSRALKDIILRYKTMQGFFVERKAGWDAHGLPAEVEAEKKMNIKSKKDIEKIGIEKFIQECKNGVFAYKKEWEEFTERIAFWLDFDNAYITCSNNYIESLWWILKQIWEKGLLYQDYKVVPYCPRCGTSLSSHEVAQGYKSIKENSIYVKFKAKEKENTYFLVWTTTPWTLPGNVAIAANPTFSYVKAKVGKDYLILAKERLDAIQEEYTIEEEFKGEKLLNLEYEPLFKAKGLDKKAYFIISGSFISAEEGTGLVHIAPAFGEEDMEAGKQNDLPILMTVDEEGKFKAEVKLWAGMFVKTADPLIIKDLLGRNIIFKEETYEHEYPFCWRCDSPLLYYAKTSWFIKMRAIKEDLIKNNKKINWVPGHLKEGRFGEWLKDIKDWNLSRERYWGTPLPIWICEKCKKTICIGSIEELTNKSGEKIKDLHRPHIDKIIFKCECGGKMRRTIEVIDCWFDSGSMPFAQWHYPFENKDRIDKKISFPADYICEGIDQTRGWFYTLLAVSTLLNLGNPYKNVVSNGIVLDAKGQKMSKSKGNLVWPKDIIDQYGADVARFYFYTANPIAEPKKFDLKDIQTLYRKFFDTLNNSQTFFSIYIDEKFQPIKNFQSANLLDNWVISRLETLKSHVIKNLDNYDIVGAARLFENFVDDLSNWYIRRSRRRFQRPVKREEKEEASQTLYYVLLELSKLLAPFCPFISEKIYQTLNSQEEESVHLVAYPKLDNNLINQKLEEQMKKTREIVNLALAERAKAGIKVRQPLKKIEVKEERPGEELVDLIREEINVKEVVFNKDLENQLKLDTEITPELAEEGIIRDIIRHSNKIRKKLNLKPEDKIVVLYNSSSKAVNEILEKNKDFIAKETLSEVVSIGGEADKSFDHEEEIKSDGDNTRIAIKKIN from the coding sequence ATGAAACTTGAGCTTGAATTACCAAAAATAGAAGAAAAGGTTTTGGAATTTTGGAAGAAGAATAAAATTTTTGAGAAAAGCCTGGAAAAGACTAAAAATGGCCCTCGTTTTGTTTTTTATGAGGGACCGCCCTATGCCAATGGTCTGCCCGGTATTCATCATCTTTTATCTCGAGCTTTAAAAGATATAATTCTGCGCTATAAAACCATGCAAGGTTTTTTCGTTGAAAGAAAGGCTGGTTGGGATGCCCATGGTTTGCCCGCAGAAGTAGAGGCTGAGAAAAAGATGAACATTAAATCTAAAAAGGATATAGAAAAGATCGGGATAGAAAAATTTATTCAAGAGTGCAAAAACGGCGTTTTTGCCTACAAAAAAGAATGGGAAGAATTTACCGAAAGAATTGCTTTCTGGTTAGATTTTGATAATGCTTATATTACTTGCTCTAATAATTATATTGAATCTTTATGGTGGATTCTAAAACAGATTTGGGAAAAAGGTCTTTTATATCAAGATTATAAGGTTGTTCCTTATTGTCCGAGATGTGGAACTTCTCTTTCTTCGCACGAAGTTGCCCAGGGCTATAAATCGATAAAAGAAAATTCAATCTATGTAAAATTTAAAGCAAAAGAGAAAGAGAACACTTATTTCCTGGTTTGGACCACCACTCCCTGGACATTACCAGGAAACGTAGCCATAGCAGCGAATCCAACGTTTTCTTATGTAAAAGCAAAAGTTGGCAAAGATTACTTAATCTTGGCCAAAGAAAGATTAGATGCAATTCAAGAAGAATATACAATAGAAGAGGAATTTAAAGGAGAAAAACTCTTAAACTTGGAATACGAGCCTTTGTTTAAGGCAAAAGGATTAGACAAAAAAGCTTATTTTATAATTTCAGGCAGCTTTATTTCAGCAGAAGAAGGGACAGGTCTGGTTCATATAGCCCCAGCTTTTGGCGAAGAAGATATGGAAGCTGGCAAACAAAACGATCTGCCTATTTTAATGACGGTTGATGAAGAGGGAAAGTTTAAAGCAGAAGTTAAGCTTTGGGCAGGAATGTTTGTGAAGACAGCTGACCCTTTAATTATTAAAGATCTTCTGGGAAGAAATATAATTTTCAAAGAAGAGACGTATGAACACGAATATCCTTTTTGCTGGCGTTGTGACTCTCCTCTGCTTTATTATGCGAAAACTTCATGGTTCATTAAAATGAGAGCTATTAAAGAAGATTTAATTAAAAATAATAAGAAAATTAATTGGGTTCCGGGACATTTAAAAGAAGGAAGATTTGGCGAATGGTTAAAAGATATTAAGGACTGGAATTTATCTCGAGAAAGGTATTGGGGAACGCCTTTGCCAATCTGGATTTGCGAAAAATGCAAGAAAACAATTTGTATCGGAAGTATCGAAGAATTAACCAACAAATCAGGAGAAAAAATAAAAGATTTACACCGGCCCCACATCGATAAAATTATTTTTAAATGTGAATGTGGCGGAAAAATGCGCAGAACAATAGAAGTAATTGATTGTTGGTTTGATTCAGGAAGTATGCCTTTTGCTCAATGGCATTATCCTTTTGAGAATAAAGATCGGATTGACAAGAAGATTTCTTTCCCGGCGGATTATATTTGTGAGGGGATTGACCAGACAAGAGGGTGGTTTTATACATTATTAGCAGTTTCAACGCTTTTAAATTTGGGAAATCCATATAAAAACGTTGTTTCCAATGGTATTGTTTTGGATGCTAAAGGTCAAAAAATGTCAAAATCAAAAGGCAATTTGGTTTGGCCCAAGGATATTATTGATCAATACGGAGCTGATGTTGCCAGATTTTATTTCTATACCGCCAATCCTATTGCCGAGCCTAAGAAATTTGACCTCAAAGATATCCAGACATTGTATCGAAAATTTTTCGATACTTTAAACAATAGCCAGACATTTTTTTCAATTTATATCGATGAAAAATTTCAGCCGATCAAAAACTTCCAATCAGCTAACTTGCTTGATAATTGGGTGATTTCTCGTCTCGAAACCTTAAAATCTCACGTAATTAAAAATTTGGATAATTATGATATAGTGGGAGCAGCAAGATTATTTGAAAATTTTGTCGATGATTTATCGAATTGGTATATCCGGCGTTCTCGAAGGAGGTTCCAGAGACCCGTAAAACGAGAAGAGAAAGAAGAAGCTTCCCAAACTCTTTATTATGTGCTCTTGGAACTGTCTAAACTTTTGGCTCCTTTTTGTCCATTCATCTCTGAAAAAATATACCAAACATTAAACAGTCAAGAAGAAGAATCGGTTCATCTGGTAGCTTATCCTAAATTAGACAATAATTTAATTAACCAGAAACTAGAAGAACAGATGAAAAAAACCAGAGAAATCGTTAATCTGGCTTTAGCGGAAAGAGCAAAGGCCGGCATTAAAGTGCGTCAGCCATTAAAAAAAATAGAAGTAAAAGAGGAAAGACCGGGGGAGGAATTGGTAGATTTAATAAGAGAAGAAATTAATGTTAAAGAGGTGGTTTTCAACAAAGACCTAGAAAATCAGCTTAAGCTTGACACCGAGATTACCCCCGAGTTAGCAGAAGAGGGAATAATCCGAGATATTATTCGTCATAGTAATAAAATACGAAAAAAATTAAATCTAAAACCTGAAGATAAAATTGTTGTTCTATATAATTCCTCATCCAAAGCCGTAAATGAAATTTTAGAAAAAAACAAAGATTTCATTGCCAAAGAAACTTTGTCTGAAGTAGTTAGCATAGGCGGCGAAGCCGACAAGAGCTTCGACCATGAAGAAGAAATTAAAAGTGATGGCGATAACACCAGAATAGCTATAAAAAAAATTAATTAA
- a CDS encoding translation initiation factor IF-3, with translation MSFEAFLSSVALCEGGDGGGLQIIYLFKKLLINNQIRSPRVRVIDEAGKQLGIIPLQEALQIAKGRNLDLMQVTERVEPPVCKLMDYGKYIYSEQKKARKEAQKQKSGQLKQIRISLGISPHDLEVKTIQAKKFLKRGDKVRIEMRLRGRERSFGQLAREKMSKFTEILKGSVAIKIERELKKEPRGLTMIISKE, from the coding sequence GTGTCTTTCGAAGCCTTCTTGTCCTCCGTAGCTTTATGCGAAGGAGGGGACGGAGGAGGACTACAAATAATATATTTGTTTAAAAAACTTTTAATAAACAATCAAATAAGATCTCCTCGTGTTCGGGTAATTGATGAAGCTGGAAAACAGCTGGGGATTATACCGTTGCAAGAAGCGCTCCAGATAGCTAAGGGGCGCAATTTAGATTTAATGCAAGTAACAGAGAGGGTAGAACCGCCCGTTTGTAAATTAATGGATTACGGAAAATATATCTATTCAGAACAGAAAAAAGCCAGAAAGGAAGCTCAAAAACAAAAGAGCGGACAACTCAAACAGATCAGAATTTCTCTTGGTATTTCTCCTCATGACTTAGAGGTTAAAACAATTCAAGCAAAAAAATTTTTGAAAAGAGGGGATAAAGTAAGGATTGAAATGCGCCTAAGGGGAAGAGAGAGAAGTTTTGGGCAGCTTGCAAGAGAAAAAATGAGTAAATTTACAGAAATCCTGAAAGGTTCAGTTGCTATAAAAATTGAGCGAGAATTAAAAAAAGAGCCTCGTGGATTAACAATGATAATCTCAAAGGAATAA
- a CDS encoding insulinase family protein translates to MFKKTTFRNGFRVITVPLKNTKTVTVLVLVGTGSKYETKEINGISHFLEHMFFKGTKKRPSTLKIAETLDRVGGMYNAFTSKELTGYWAKIDSQHLDLALDWVSDILLNSKFEAQEIEREKRVIIEEINMYLDTPMSYIHDLWEKLLYGNQPAGWMITGEKEVIAKIKRNQLLDYFKNHYLAKNTIVCVAGNINPEAIEKKIKKYFKKIRTGIPEKRLKVTEKQNRPQSLFHFKKTDQTHFCLGVRAYGLFHPKKYAQVVLTTILGGNMSSRLFISVREKAGLCYYIRSSSENNPDTGYLVTQSGVDHKNTEKAISLILKEYKSLKNKKVDKRELQKSKDYLKGNSILSLESSDTQASFYAGQEILEEKILTLKEQLKKIDEVTVEDVQLVAQEIFQPQKLNLAFIGPFQDKNKFKKLLKI, encoded by the coding sequence ATGTTCAAAAAAACTACTTTTAGAAATGGTTTTCGGGTTATTACTGTTCCTTTGAAAAACACCAAAACAGTAACTGTTTTGGTGTTAGTTGGGACGGGTTCGAAATATGAAACAAAAGAAATCAACGGCATTTCTCACTTTTTGGAGCATATGTTTTTTAAAGGAACAAAAAAGAGACCAAGCACCCTCAAGATCGCTGAAACCCTTGACCGAGTAGGGGGAATGTACAACGCTTTTACCTCGAAAGAATTAACCGGTTATTGGGCGAAAATTGATTCCCAACATTTAGATTTGGCCTTAGACTGGGTTTCAGATATCCTCCTGAATTCAAAGTTTGAAGCGCAAGAAATAGAGAGAGAAAAAAGAGTGATCATTGAAGAAATAAATATGTATTTGGACACACCTATGAGCTATATTCATGATTTATGGGAAAAGCTGCTTTACGGAAATCAACCGGCTGGTTGGATGATAACCGGTGAAAAAGAAGTTATCGCCAAAATAAAAAGAAACCAACTCTTGGATTACTTCAAAAATCATTATTTGGCAAAAAACACTATTGTTTGTGTGGCCGGCAATATTAATCCAGAGGCCATCGAGAAGAAAATTAAAAAATATTTTAAAAAGATAAGAACTGGAATTCCCGAAAAAAGATTGAAAGTGACTGAAAAGCAAAATCGTCCCCAGAGTCTGTTCCATTTTAAAAAAACCGACCAAACCCATTTTTGCTTAGGGGTTAGGGCTTATGGTTTATTTCATCCTAAAAAATACGCCCAAGTAGTGTTAACTACTATTCTGGGTGGGAATATGAGCTCTCGGCTTTTTATATCAGTTAGAGAGAAGGCAGGCTTATGTTATTATATCAGATCTTCTTCTGAGAATAATCCAGACACTGGATATTTAGTGACTCAAAGCGGGGTGGATCATAAAAATACAGAGAAGGCAATAAGTTTGATTTTAAAAGAGTATAAGTCTTTAAAGAATAAAAAAGTAGATAAGAGAGAGCTGCAGAAATCCAAAGATTATCTAAAAGGGAACTCGATTTTATCTTTAGAATCTTCTGATACTCAGGCGAGCTTTTATGCTGGACAAGAGATATTAGAAGAAAAAATTTTAACCTTAAAAGAGCAATTAAAGAAAATTGATGAAGTAACGGTCGAAGATGTTCAATTGGTTGCTCAAGAAATATTTCAACCGCAAAAATTAAATTTAGCCTTTATTGGGCCTTTTCAAGATAAAAATAAATTCAAAAAACTATTAAAGATATGA
- a CDS encoding 50S ribosomal protein L20 — MVRVKRGKTAHKRRKHLLKYAKGFRWGRKSKYKLAKDALHHAWSYAYRDRRVKKREFRKLWQIKINAAVRSLGLTYSKFINLLKKNKIEVDRKILSELAQNHPAIFQKITEKIKPK; from the coding sequence ATGGTAAGAGTTAAACGAGGGAAAACTGCCCATAAAAGAAGGAAACATTTATTAAAATATGCCAAGGGTTTTCGTTGGGGAAGGAAATCGAAATATAAACTAGCGAAAGATGCCCTCCATCATGCCTGGAGTTATGCCTATCGAGATAGAAGGGTTAAAAAAAGAGAATTTAGGAAATTATGGCAGATCAAAATTAATGCCGCTGTCAGAAGTTTGGGCTTAACTTATAGCAAATTTATAAATTTATTGAAAAAAAATAAGATTGAGGTTGATAGAAAAATATTATCTGAGCTCGCCCAAAATCACCCAGCAATATTTCAAAAAATAACTGAAAAAATAAAACCGAAATAG
- a CDS encoding histidine phosphatase family protein encodes MKKKLNNQYFILRHGQTTHQTKEKKFIYNWPDNPPVKLTRKGVKQIKAAAKKLKNEKIDLIYSSDIFRTRQTAGIVTQELGLKINYDKRLRDINLGIYHGRLKEEFYRDFPDRKKRFYKKPLKGESWSDCRKRIVSFIKIIDRKHKNKRILIISHGDPLWLLDGWVKGLNNKELSREKYKTTFPEVGELRKLL; translated from the coding sequence ATGAAAAAAAAGCTTAATAATCAATATTTTATTTTAAGGCACGGGCAGACAACCCATCAGACAAAAGAGAAAAAATTTATTTATAATTGGCCGGACAACCCGCCCGTAAAATTAACGAGAAAAGGAGTAAAGCAGATCAAAGCAGCTGCAAAGAAGCTTAAAAATGAGAAAATTGATCTGATTTATTCTTCGGATATTTTTCGGACGCGCCAGACTGCCGGTATTGTAACTCAAGAGCTGGGCCTAAAAATTAATTATGATAAAAGACTAAGGGATATAAACTTAGGAATTTATCACGGTCGGCTTAAAGAAGAATTCTATCGAGATTTCCCGGATCGCAAAAAGAGATTCTATAAAAAACCGCTCAAAGGCGAAAGCTGGTCAGATTGCAGAAAAAGAATAGTAAGTTTTATAAAAATAATTGACAGAAAACACAAAAATAAAAGAATTTTAATTATAAGCCACGGTGATCCTCTATGGCTCTTGGACGGGTGGGTGAAGGGATTAAATAATAAAGAACTTTCGAGAGAAAAGTATAAGACTACTTTTCCAGAAGTTGGTGAGCTTCGAAAACTTTTATGA
- a CDS encoding glycine--tRNA ligase, whose translation MEKIVSLAKRRGFIFPSSEIYGGFRSCYDFGPLGVEFKNNIKKAWWNEMIRLHDNIVGLDAAILMSPKVWQASGHLTAGFADELVECKSCHKRFRLDESKDSKCLECGGQLTKPRKFNLMMKTFVGAVEEKATQTYLRAETCQGIYVNFENVLNSMRLKIPFGIAQIGKSFRNEITPKDFIYRTREFEQMEMQWFCHPKTAARWFDFWKKERMKWYLSLGIKKSNLRIKEASESELPHYAKRAIDIEYKFPFGWKEIEGIHNRGDWDLSNHSKYSGKDLKYFDEETKEQYFPYIIETSVGVERSLFAFLIDSYQEIKGGRTKTTKAVKETEILLKLHKSLAPIKIAVLPLVKNKSALVKKAKEVYQILKPHFITQYDELGSIGRRYRRGDETGVLYAVTIDFETLKQNDVTIRDRDTMKQERVKVNDLVEVLRQKL comes from the coding sequence ATGGAAAAAATAGTCAGTCTCGCAAAGAGGCGGGGTTTTATTTTTCCGTCATCTGAGATTTATGGCGGTTTTAGGTCTTGTTATGATTTCGGGCCTTTGGGAGTAGAATTTAAAAACAACATTAAAAAAGCTTGGTGGAACGAAATGATAAGATTGCATGACAATATTGTCGGCTTAGATGCAGCTATTTTAATGTCGCCTAAAGTTTGGCAGGCTTCCGGCCACTTGACGGCCGGCTTTGCAGATGAATTGGTTGAATGCAAATCATGTCATAAAAGATTTCGGTTAGATGAGTCAAAAGATTCAAAATGTCTTGAATGCGGTGGTCAGCTAACCAAGCCCCGGAAATTTAATTTAATGATGAAAACTTTTGTTGGAGCGGTTGAAGAAAAAGCTACCCAGACTTATTTGCGGGCCGAAACCTGCCAGGGGATTTACGTGAATTTCGAAAATGTTTTAAATTCAATGAGGTTGAAAATCCCCTTTGGGATAGCTCAGATTGGAAAATCCTTCAGAAATGAAATTACTCCAAAAGACTTTATTTATCGAACTCGAGAATTTGAGCAGATGGAAATGCAGTGGTTTTGCCACCCAAAAACAGCAGCCAGATGGTTTGATTTTTGGAAGAAAGAGAGAATGAAGTGGTATTTAAGCTTGGGAATCAAAAAATCAAACTTAAGGATAAAAGAGGCCTCAGAATCTGAACTTCCCCATTATGCCAAGCGGGCAATAGATATTGAGTATAAATTTCCTTTTGGGTGGAAAGAAATTGAGGGAATTCATAATCGGGGAGATTGGGATTTATCTAACCATTCAAAATATTCAGGAAAAGACTTGAAATATTTTGATGAAGAAACTAAAGAACAATACTTTCCTTATATTATTGAAACATCGGTTGGAGTGGAAAGATCTCTTTTTGCTTTTTTGATAGATAGCTATCAAGAAATAAAAGGCGGCAGGACTAAAACCACTAAAGCCGTCAAAGAGACCGAGATTTTACTTAAACTTCATAAATCTTTAGCGCCAATAAAAATAGCAGTTCTGCCTTTGGTTAAGAATAAATCAGCATTAGTTAAAAAAGCCAAAGAAGTTTATCAAATATTAAAACCTCATTTTATTACTCAATACGATGAATTGGGTTCAATTGGCAGAAGATACCGTAGGGGGGACGAGACCGGAGTTTTGTACGCAGTTACGATCGATTTTGAGACTTTAAAACAAAACGATGTGACCATTAGAGATCGTGATACGATGAAGCAAGAGAGAGTAAAAGTTAATGATTTAGTTGAGGTTCTAAGGCAAAAATTGTAA
- the recO gene encoding DNA repair protein RecO, with amino-acid sequence MFIHYRTQGLILRKIDRGEANQFFTVYTKDYGKVEILGKAIRKIKSKLRSGADIFYLSDIEFIRGKIHKTLTDAILIEKFPQIQKDLGKLIIAGKIAASLDVLAGTEEKEEMIWSLLLKTFRILNSHQSSVKNFQLIYHYFFWKLLIILGYKPELYNCLICQKKLIPSLLFFNPQEGGVICNNCFQKSKIGEEISPDTTKILRFILIKDWKTISRLKASDHDLKLLNGISDLYLSCSARSVIPSP; translated from the coding sequence ATGTTTATTCATTATCGGACTCAAGGTTTGATTTTAAGAAAAATAGATCGTGGCGAAGCTAATCAATTTTTTACGGTTTATACAAAAGATTATGGGAAAGTTGAAATTTTGGGGAAAGCGATAAGAAAAATTAAATCGAAATTAAGATCTGGGGCTGATATTTTCTATCTTTCTGATATTGAATTTATTCGGGGGAAAATCCACAAAACCTTAACTGACGCTATTCTTATTGAGAAATTCCCTCAGATACAAAAGGATTTGGGAAAATTAATTATTGCCGGCAAGATCGCAGCGTCATTAGACGTTTTAGCAGGAACTGAAGAAAAAGAAGAAATGATCTGGAGCTTACTCCTAAAAACTTTTAGAATTTTAAATAGTCATCAGTCATCAGTAAAGAACTTTCAGTTAATTTATCACTATTTTTTTTGGAAGCTTCTTATTATTTTAGGGTATAAACCGGAACTTTATAACTGTTTAATCTGTCAGAAAAAGTTAATTCCTTCTCTGTTATTTTTTAATCCTCAGGAAGGGGGAGTAATCTGCAATAATTGTTTTCAAAAATCAAAAATAGGCGAAGAGATCTCTCCCGACACTACAAAAATATTAAGATTCATTTTGATAAAAGACTGGAAGACGATTTCACGCCTCAAAGCATCAGATCACGACCTAAAACTTCTCAACGGAATTTCCGATTTGTATTTATCTTGCTCTGCAAGGTCAGTCATTCCGAGCCCTTAA
- the rpmI gene encoding 50S ribosomal protein L35, translating to MKTRKSILKRFKITRTGKILRRPVGQDHYLAKKSGKKRRQSRKWVTVSKPETKRIKKLISI from the coding sequence ATGAAAACCAGAAAATCCATTCTAAAAAGATTTAAAATCACCAGAACGGGGAAGATTTTACGCCGACCGGTTGGCCAAGATCACTATTTGGCAAAAAAATCAGGCAAAAAAAGAAGACAAAGCCGAAAATGGGTTACAGTATCAAAACCTGAAACCAAAAGAATTAAAAAATTAATTTCAATTTAG
- a CDS encoding arginine--tRNA ligase, translating to MIRREITKLIEKSIKTVQKKGVFPKFDISDIGIEHPEEKTHGDYATNIAMQIVRTVKKNPMEIAKIISSQLFIINKKTRLFERIEVVTPGFINFFLSKKYLQKQVEEIIKERSDVLRIGKNKTVNIEFISANPTGLLHLGNGRGAFFGDSLANVLEKAGYKVTREYLINNAKVNTQIRLLGKTALGRGKTYLNEYLISQVRKLQPKFKNKSESETGYLIAQEIQKDIKNFIERKLKIKFDSWISEERFYKEGRIKKVYNWLKKKKLIYQKEGAEWLRISKFGAPKDEVIIRQTGEPTYFLSDIVYHKDKFSRNFQKIIDIWGADHQGHVPKIEAISKILGYKGQLDILISQMMRLKRGKISKRKGKIITLESLIDEVGLDTVKFFYLMKSFDTQMEFDVELAKKRSAKSPVYYVQYAHARICAILRKCGKSEILISKFETNSKATLRGVSHHIRSSKIPNSKLKLLTHPSELELIKGLIRLPEIIEDTAKDYQIQRIPQYAIDLAASFHQFYRDCRVLPAPHQTEGSGMGTEDRLLSEARMGLVLATKTVMKNTLSLMGISAPERM from the coding sequence ATGATAAGAAGAGAAATCACTAAATTGATAGAAAAATCAATAAAAACCGTTCAAAAAAAGGGAGTCTTCCCCAAGTTTGATATCTCAGACATTGGGATTGAACACCCAGAAGAGAAAACCCATGGAGATTATGCCACAAATATAGCAATGCAAATTGTCAGAACAGTAAAGAAAAATCCGATGGAGATAGCAAAAATCATTAGCAGCCAACTGTTCATTATTAATAAAAAAACAAGACTTTTTGAAAGAATCGAAGTAGTTACACCAGGATTTATCAACTTTTTTCTTTCAAAAAAGTACCTACAAAAACAAGTTGAAGAAATTATAAAAGAAAGGTCTGATGTTTTGCGAATTGGCAAAAATAAAACAGTTAATATTGAATTTATTTCAGCTAATCCTACAGGACTTCTTCATTTGGGTAATGGCCGGGGAGCTTTTTTTGGAGATTCTTTAGCTAATGTTTTAGAAAAAGCAGGATATAAAGTAACTCGGGAATATTTAATAAACAATGCCAAAGTCAATACCCAGATAAGACTGCTTGGCAAGACTGCCTTGGGAAGAGGAAAAACCTATTTAAATGAATATTTAATTTCTCAAGTTAGAAAATTACAACCTAAATTTAAAAATAAAAGCGAGAGTGAAACAGGTTATTTAATAGCTCAAGAGATTCAAAAAGATATAAAGAACTTTATTGAAAGAAAATTAAAAATTAAATTTGACAGTTGGATTTCAGAAGAAAGATTTTATAAAGAAGGTAGAATTAAAAAAGTTTATAATTGGCTAAAAAAGAAAAAGTTAATTTATCAAAAAGAAGGAGCAGAATGGCTTAGAATTTCAAAATTCGGAGCCCCAAAAGATGAAGTCATTATTCGTCAAACAGGCGAGCCTACTTATTTTTTATCAGACATTGTTTATCATAAAGATAAATTTAGCAGGAATTTCCAAAAAATCATTGACATCTGGGGAGCAGATCACCAAGGCCATGTTCCTAAAATTGAAGCCATTAGTAAAATTTTAGGCTACAAAGGTCAATTAGATATTTTGATTTCTCAAATGATGAGATTGAAACGAGGGAAAATCTCAAAGAGGAAGGGGAAAATTATAACCTTAGAAAGTTTAATTGACGAAGTTGGGCTGGACACGGTCAAATTTTTTTATCTAATGAAATCCTTTGATACCCAAATGGAATTTGACGTTGAATTAGCTAAAAAAAGGTCAGCCAAAAGCCCGGTTTATTATGTTCAATACGCCCATGCCCGCATTTGCGCAATATTGCGCAAATGCGGTAAATCCGAAATTCTAATATCGAAATTCGAAACAAATTCAAAAGCAACCCTTCGGGGAGTCTCTCACCACATTCGATCCAGCAAAATTCCAAATTCCAAACTTAAACTATTGACCCATCCATCGGAGCTTGAGCTTATTAAAGGGCTGATTCGATTACCTGAAATTATTGAAGATACGGCCAAAGATTATCAGATTCAGAGAATTCCTCAATATGCTATTGATTTGGCCGCAAGTTTCCATCAATTTTATCGAGACTGCCGCGTTTTGCCTGCCCCGCACCAAACCGAAGGTTCTGGTATGGGGACAGAAGATAGACTTTTATCAGAAGCTCGCATGGGATTAGTTTTGGCTACAAAAACAGTTATGAAAAACACCTTAAGTTTGATGGGAATTTCCGCCCCGGAGAGAATGTAG
- a CDS encoding AI-2E family transporter, translated as MNGSRVLDISLGTIFKIAFIALLFYIIYLIRDILILSIFALIISILFNPIIDFLQRKRIPRVLAVIFVYIGIFGLISLLIYSLASLFFVEIQKFSQGLPEYFETISPPLKSLGVEAFEDIESFIGLLNKSVETIAASFLGAVSAIFGGIFSTIYVVTIAIFLSLEEKGVEKSLSLLFPKKYETYVLHLWARCQRKVSGWFLSRILASIFVGGVVYVAFLILNVKYPLTLGLLAGVLNFIPIIGPIVTGILIFVIISLDSTLRAIFALVAFTLVQQIENNILTPLLTKRFVALSPVIVLISLVIGGKLLGILGAIFAIPLAGILSEFLKDFLAKKKEEESIVL; from the coding sequence ATGAACGGAAGCCGTGTTTTAGACATATCTTTGGGAACAATTTTTAAAATAGCGTTTATTGCTCTCCTTTTCTACATAATTTATTTGATTAGGGATATTTTAATTCTCTCGATTTTCGCCTTAATTATTTCTATTCTATTTAATCCGATAATCGATTTCCTCCAAAGAAAAAGAATCCCGCGGGTATTGGCAGTTATTTTTGTTTATATCGGAATTTTCGGTCTAATAAGCCTATTGATTTATTCTCTTGCTTCTTTATTTTTCGTTGAAATCCAGAAATTTTCTCAAGGTCTCCCTGAATACTTTGAAACAATTTCCCCTCCCCTGAAAAGCCTGGGAGTAGAAGCCTTCGAGGATATAGAAAGTTTTATAGGGTTGCTTAATAAATCAGTGGAGACAATAGCGGCTAGCTTTTTAGGAGCCGTATCAGCCATTTTTGGCGGTATTTTTTCCACTATCTATGTTGTCACTATTGCTATTTTCCTTTCTTTAGAAGAAAAAGGAGTGGAGAAATCATTATCACTGTTATTCCCTAAAAAATATGAAACCTATGTTTTGCACCTTTGGGCAAGATGCCAGAGGAAAGTAAGCGGTTGGTTTCTCAGTAGGATTTTAGCCAGTATTTTTGTTGGCGGAGTTGTTTATGTCGCTTTCTTAATTCTTAATGTAAAATATCCTTTGACCCTAGGATTATTGGCTGGAGTTCTGAACTTTATTCCTATTATTGGCCCGATTGTGACCGGTATTCTGATTTTTGTAATCATTTCTCTGGATAGTACCTTGAGGGCAATTTTCGCTTTAGTTGCCTTTACCCTGGTTCAACAGATCGAAAATAACATCCTGACTCCTTTGTTGACCAAGAGGTTTGTTGCGCTTTCTCCGGTTATTGTCTTAATCTCTCTGGTTATTGGCGGGAAATTGCTTGGGATTTTAGGGGCAATATTTGCAATTCCTCTGGCTGGAATTCTGTCTGAATTTCTAAAAGATTTTTTAGCAAAAAAGAAGGAAGAGGAATCAATAGTGTTATAA